In Citrus sinensis cultivar Valencia sweet orange chromosome 3, DVS_A1.0, whole genome shotgun sequence, the sequence GATATGCTAAGAGTTCTTCCCAACTGTAGTCACGCATTCCACTTAGATTGTATTGATATATGGTTTCAGAGCAATGCAAATTGCCCTCTTTGCCGCACAAGCATTTCAGGGACAACTCGATATCCAATTGATCAAATTATTGCACCGAGACCTTCACCTCAGGGCTCACAGCAATTTAGTGAAAGCCTCATGGgtggtgatgatgattttgtgGTAATTGAATTGGGAGGAGAAGATGAAGTTTTGTTCTCACATAGGCAAGAAGAAAGAGACAATTCGTCTGAAGTTTTTGATCAGCCCCGAAGTCAATCACCGAAGACGCTAGAGCAGAAGCTTGGGAACTCAAAACGAAAGAAACGACACCATGTCTCAATCATGGGGGATGAGTGCATTGATGTAAGACAGAAAGATGATCACTTCTCTATTCAACCCATTAGGAGATCCTTCTCACTGGATTCTGCAGCTGATCGACAGCTTTACATAACTGTCCAAGCAATTGTCCAACAAAATGGGCATAATGGAGAGGTTAGTACTAATGAAGAATGTAGTGCCAGAGTCCGCAAATCTTTCTTCCCGTTTGGACGAGTCAGGGGATCAAGAAATGCTGTTCTTCCTGTTGAATTTGAGTTATAGTGTGAGACTGTTCAATTTGAACACTGCTTGTTTagtttcttttcattttttttttttgagatgtTAGGTTTTTGAAGATGACATTGAACTGTTGCTTGGCAACAATCTGATGAGTGTAGGGTGACTTTGGATTGATTTTCACATTGGGTGAAAAGTTGAAACAATTGCGATTCTTACTGAAATGTAGGAATGGGTGTGGAATTATTGCTTACGCCACTATGGTTGGATAAGACTTCTTATTCTATAATAagtatcttcttcttcatgaATGAGAATGATTGCTCATCAGAGCCGGGAAAAGAAGGCCGGCCTGATATAGTGGGAGCCAGAGAAGAGGGACCAAACAATGAGTTATCATAAGTGAAACATATAAAGTCTCCTTTAGGAATGGTCACCATTCTCTTTTGTCTTGTAGTTATTATTCTGATGTTGGTGAAAGAGCAGAAGCCATGATTCTGCTCAAGTTTAAGATTAATTATCTga encodes:
- the LOC102619218 gene encoding RING-H2 finger protein ATL16, which gives rise to MAPDHNHFYNLGDQALAPIKSQEMLTNQASLSNSESAFPILAIAILSITGTAFLLLSYYVFVSKCCNNWHLIDLLRRFSVLRARQIEEPFIALSPTMWNRGLDDSVIRDIPTFQFKREGEEMSIYGCVVCLNEFQEKDMLRVLPNCSHAFHLDCIDIWFQSNANCPLCRTSISGTTRYPIDQIIAPRPSPQGSQQFSESLMGGDDDFVVIELGGEDEVLFSHRQEERDNSSEVFDQPRSQSPKTLEQKLGNSKRKKRHHVSIMGDECIDVRQKDDHFSIQPIRRSFSLDSAADRQLYITVQAIVQQNGHNGEVSTNEECSARVRKSFFPFGRVRGSRNAVLPVEFEL